A window of Babylonia areolata isolate BAREFJ2019XMU chromosome 2, ASM4173473v1, whole genome shotgun sequence contains these coding sequences:
- the LOC143279306 gene encoding uncharacterized protein LOC143279306, which produces MAANAPPRSIQLRFIQKLQKELAVTTDALEYAVSKQWVAALQKFIEADETSSFTIPPISASDWDDNNMYVGEKSWIILASWYGLESQYPFRRRSSMATYVCITLPASVRDAEQGDNTYVLADNKLDFLTVHCCLLKDLEADVKQPYINIYFWESLDYIEFQIRCVLKINPGTKVRMWMSFSDEGVDILLENLHLYDRNHTSVGMILCQKYLDVLDALQKRQTAASPYPGIASKGDASKEDLSTVFVVNEWRLTLCLEVLSPILTGQSPDASSAAHAVPSVFSSLSLSNIFQAEVPSTDWDGEMKQLLDDSVSEFNNLVVDQRNKVEGRAGQLLKTARENYQIKEQQLKTKMDEAALQEKRLADREKELNERDHELNSKLAKFKSMLTEFLTNKGKFEKETAEMAAQNAITASKVELNVGGVRYTTSVQTLLKEEGSTLKMMFSGQHALTADKDGSYFIDRDGTHFRHILNFLRDGPASLLHLPPNDVRLLSELRTEAEHYQLGRMVEALRSKMSEGRAGGNGDFVSLPP; this is translated from the coding sequence ATGGCAGCCAATGCGCCACCAAGATCTATCCAGTTACGTTTCATACAAAAGCTTCAGAAAGAGCTGGCTGTCACCACAGATGCGTTGGAATATGCGGTTTCCAAACAGTGGGTGGCTGCTCTGCAGAAATTCATTGAAGCAGATGAAACTTCCAGTTTCACCATCCCTCCCATTTCTGCTTCTGACTGGGATGACAACAATATGTATGTGGGAGAAAAGAGTTGGATTATTCTGGCATCATGGTATGGTTTAGAAAGTCAGTACCCCTTTCGGAGAAGATCCTCCATGGCAACCTATGTCTGCATCACCCTTCCAGCTAGTGTTAGAGATGCAGAACAAGGAGACAATACTTACGTGCTTGCTGATAACAAGCTGGACTTTCTCACTGTACACTGCTGCCTCCTGAAGGATCTTGAGGCAGATGTGAAGCAACCTTACATTAACATTTATTTCTGGGAATCACTGGATTACATTGAGTTTCAGATCCGATGCGTTCTCAAGATTAATCCTGGTACAAAGGTTCGCATGTGGATGTCATTCAGCGATGAAGGGGTTGATATTCTTCTTGAGAATTTGCACTTGTATGACAGGAACCACACTTCAGTTGGAATGATTCTCTGTCAGAAATACCTTGATGTTCTGGACGCTctgcagaaaagacagacagctgCTTCCCCCTACCCTGGTATTGCTTCCAAGGGTGATGCCTCCAAGGAGGATCTGtccactgtttttgttgtcaacgAATGGAGGTTAACTCTGTGCCTTGAGGTCCTGTCACCCATACTGACAGGCCAGTCTCCTGATGCCAGCTCTGCAGCTCATGCAGTGCCCAGTGTATTCTCAAGTTTGTCTTTGAGCAACATATTTCAAGCTGAAGTTCCAAGCACTGACTGGGATGGAGAAATGAAGCAGCTGCTGGATGATTCAGTATCTGAGTTCAACAACCTGGTGGTTGATCAGAGAAACAAAGTGGAAGGGAGAGCTGGGCAGCTGCTGAAAACAGCCAGAGAAAACTACCAGATAAAAGAACAGCAGCTCAAGACCAAGATGGACGAGGCTGCTTTGCAGGAGAAAAGACTTGCTGACCGGGAAAAGGAGCTGAATGAGCGGGACCACGAGCTCAACTCCAAGCTGGCCAAATTCAAATCTATGTTGACTGAATTCCTAACCAACAAAGGCAAGTTTGAAAAGGAAACTGCGGAAATGGCTGCACAGAATGCAATCACTGCCAGCAAAGTGGAACTGAATGTCGGTGGAGTGCGCTACACCACGTCGGTGCAAACTCTACTGAAGGAGGAAGGGTCAACGCTGAAGATGATGTTCAGTGGGCAGCATGCCTTGACCGCTGACAAAGATGGCAGTTATTTTATCGACCGAGATGGAACACATTTTCGTCATATTTTGAACTTCCTGCGGGATGGGCCGGCCAGTCTGCTGCACTTGCCGCCTAATGATGTGCGCCTTCTGAGTGAACTTCGCACGGAAGCCGAACACTACCAGCTGGGCAGGATGGTCGAAGCCCTCAGGAGCAAGATGTCTGAAGGAAGAGCAGGGGGTAACGGAGATTTTGTCAGTCTGCCTCCTTAA